Part of the Lynx canadensis isolate LIC74 chromosome E3, mLynCan4.pri.v2, whole genome shotgun sequence genome is shown below.
attaaaaaaatcccttttaaGATGGTGGACGTGGGCGGCCAGAGGTCCCAGCGCCAGAAGTGGTTCCAGTGCTTCGACGGCATCACGTCCATCCTGTTCATGGTGTCGTCCAGCGAGTACGACCAGGTGCTCATGGAGGACAGGCGCACCAACCGGCTGCTGGAGGCCATGAGCATCTTCGAGACCATAGTCAACAACAAACTCTTCTTCAACGTCTCCATGATCCTTTTCCTCAACAAGACGGACCTCCTGGTGGAGAAGGTCAAGACCGTCAGCATCAAGAAGCACTTCCCGGACTTCAAGGGCGACCCCCACAGGCTGGAGGACGTTCAGCGCTACCTGGTCCAGTGCTTCGACCGCAAGAGACGCAACCGCACCAAGCCCCTGTTTCACCACTTCACCACCGCCATAGACACGGAGAACGTCCGCTTCGTGTTTCACGCTGTGAAGGACACCATCCTGCAGGAGAACCTGAGGGACATCATGCTGCAGTGACCGagggcgccccccgccccccccgccgcctTCCGCCACCGCCGCGCCGCCCCCCGCCACACCTCCCTGGGCCCGGGGCGGGCCTCCCGGGTCTGTGCCGCCGCGCCTGCCGCGCCCGCGCCGCCACGCTCCGGGCCCGGGGCCACGGACACCCGGACGATAGCTACTGAACCCGGGGCGTAGTCAAACTACTGAGAATCCGAGGGGCCACTCTGCCGTCGGTTCGTGACACCTGGTAACACCGCCCCCCTCTCTTCACAGAAACCGTATTCCTTTCCCGACACAGCTTCACGAGGActgtgtgcggggggggggggggggggacgtgcgCACACCGCGCACACTCGGGAATGACCAGGACACGAACCGGCCAGCCTCGCAGGtggctcttctctctcccccgccaGTCTTCCGTGAGAGACGCTGACCCGAGAGCTTTGCCCGACGGTGGTTTGCGGGAGATCGGGGGTCTCCGCGCCCCCTCGCAGAGCAAGCACGTTGCCTTTTAAAACCCCGGTGCCGGCTCGAGGGACCCCGGCCCAGGCACCCTAGATGAGGCCGGGGGCCCCGCGTTGGAGGGTGGGAGCGGGCTCGCCTTAACGCCACACGGCCGGTGCTGGTGATCCGCCCCGCCCCGCTCTGCCCGTGACCTCTGTCCTCCGGTCACCTTCCGATACCTGCACGCGGCCGCGCCCGGGCCCCCTTCCCTTGGAAGGCGGGAGAGCGCTTCCTGCTCCCCTCGGGACTCCTGAACACCGGTAGGATTCCTGGCGGAGCCTGTGTGAACGCCACGGCCGCCTGGTGAGCCCACCCGCTGACCTTGCAGGAAGCCCAGACTCTGGAGCCGGAGTCCGAGTTTCTGCCAACTGCTGCCACCTCGATGCCTTTGGACCGGGACCCGCTCCCGGCTCCGCTCGGACCTTCCCGCTCACCAAGGTCTCCTCGTCAATGTGCACATGTCACAAGTGATCACTACCGGACGTGGCTCTCTTCCGGGAGAAGCCAGGAAGGTCTGTCCAGGCCCGCGGGCTTGGACATAGCAgatctcctctcccccccccccccccccccccgccgtgcccCTACCCACTCACCTTTGCACCGGTGtctcccgctggctgtcagataCACTGCGTCCCAAGCTGGTCCCGCCGTGCGTTCCTCTGATAGAAACGTCTGGTGTGTCAGGACTTTTCCTAGTATTTAGAAGGAAACAGGAAGCTTCCTCTGACTGGCACCACACGGTCACTGTGGCTGAGTAGCACCCGCGAGGCCCCCCGTCCCGAGGCTGCCCTGCTCCCGATCCTGTGTCCCTTTTGCGTCAATCCTGGCTCGTTTCCAGCGATCTTGTGGCCTGTGCTGACCCAGGAGGAAGGACAGCAGGACCTGCTCCTGACTTGTCCTTGTCATCAGTGTTCTCAGTGAGGAGACCACAGGaaactccctctgtctctctccctctccccctctctccccctctctccccctctctctcctctcgccctctctcccctctctctccctctctcctctccctctctctctcccctctctcttccctctctctctcctcctctccctctctctctctccctctctctctctcctctctcccctctctctctccctctctctacctccctctctcttctcctctctcatccctctctctccctctctctccccctctctctctcccgtctcatccctccctctctctcctctctcctccatctcctctccctctctcatccctctctctgcctNNNNNNNNNNNNNNNNNNNNNNNNNNNNNNNNNNNNNNNNNNNNNNNNNNNNNNNNNNNNNNNNNNNNNNNNNNNNNNNNNNNNNNNNNNNNNNNNNNNNATGGCCCAGGAGACCTTtggttccctcctccccacccccccaccccctgccgagCGGGAGTGCGCCCGCCACCACGGCGTCCTCCGGGCTTGCGCGACCCGACCGGCGCCGCAGCGCGGCCGGGGCATTCCCACCCGACACTGCACCCTGGGCTCCCGGCCACCCGGCATGGCGGTCCCCTCCCGGTCCCCGCGTCCCGGCCTCCCCGCCGCGCCTCCGTGCCCCCTAAGCGCCGCCCCCCTACCTCGCAGCCCCGCGCCCTCGGGAGCCGGCGCACGCGGCCGGCCGAGGGCAGCGTGGGCACTTGTCGTGGGCCACGAAAATCAAGGAGGTCCCAGCATGACGTCAGCACGGGGGCCGGGACCGAGGTGGGACCGGGGGCCGGGCCGGGAGGAAGCAGCTCCCGCCGCGGGCACCACACACGGACCCGCCTCGCCGCCGTCCTACCCTCCGCGGGGGCCACCAGGGGGGCGGGAGGCTGGCAGCGGCGAAAGACTCCCGGGCACGGCCACCGACCTGCCGCCGAGTTGTGCCGAGCACGCGCGGGACGCCCGCGTGGGACGCCCGCGCTCCCAGAAATAcccgggggcggcgggggaggaGCGGCACAGGTGAGGGAGGTGAGGCGGCGGGCCAGGTGGGGCCCAGGTGGGGCGGCCGGCGGCTCTCGGGCAGGCGGGTTCCGTCGCCGCGGCCCCAGGAGCTTCCCCTTCACGTGGCAGGTCCGCCTGGAGGGACCTAACGAGTCTTCAggacttttgggggggggggagaggttcCGGGGATGCTCGGCCTTTATTCTCTCTTGCCGGCCTCTTCACGAGCCTGACAGGTAACGCTTCTTTTTGcgcccattttatggatggaaaACCGAGGAGCGGGCAGGGGAGGCGACTGGCCCAGGCGGCAGAGCCGGGCTGGCGTCAACCCCGAGCGGCCGGGGCCCGGACGCCCGGCTCCCGGCTCAGGGCGCTCGGTCGGGAGTGGGTGGGAGCGCTGGGATCCCTCGAGTCCCGGGAGAATCCGGGTGGCCGGCACCCCGGGAGACGAAAGGGAGGACGGCCGGGGCCCCGCTGCTCCCCGGGAGAACGGCATCCTCGGCGCTGTGGTCCCGCCGGTCCGGCCACCACGGCCCGAGCAGTTGCCACGAGTCCTCCCCGGGGGACTGGTTTGCGGCGCGCAGCTCCCGGgaggccacggccacggccacgggcCGTCCGCACCGGGCAGGCGGCCCCCGCGAAGCTGGAGGAGAGGTCCCTCAGCCGTCGCCCGATCGTCCTTGCCCCAGCCTCGCGGGGCCTCCCCAGAGCCCGTCACCCTGCTGGGCTGCAGAGAAGCCTTCAGGAGACGCGGCAGGCGGGGCTCGCCGGCCTCTGCACTTTTTCGGCACACTTCTCGGGCCACTGCTAACGgtctcctctgccttctcttctgtaGCTCAGCACGGGGACCCAAAGTGGCACAGGACCCTGTCCTGAGTGGtccccactcctttttttttttttttaattttcttaatgtttatttttgaaacagagtgcagcgggggggggggggggacggacggcggggggcgggggacacaggatccgaagcaggctccaggccctgagccgtcagcacagagcccgacgcggggctcggactcacaaaccgcgagatcgtgacctgagccgaattcggacgcttaaccgaccgagccaagTTGTCCCCACTCCTGATAGAGAATACAGCTCAGGTCACAGGCTCCGTAGCCTTTCCTGCACCCCCGACACAGCTCCCCTTCCAAGCCCAGCCCCGGGACTCGGGTGCAGAAGGGGGGATGGTCTGGACACGCGGCAGGGCCGGCCCTGAGTGGGCCTTAGGGGACTTCCACCGCCCGCCCCCCAAGAGCTGTGACGGAGGATGGGTCCTGTCTGGAGGGTTCTGTAATAAAGACTTCCAAAAAGGCCAGCGAGGTGTAAGGACCGTGTGCAGGACCGGCGGCCACCCGAGCACAGAGCCAGTGGTCAAACGTCTGGACTCGCTGCTCGGGCTACCGGACCGAACTCTCTCCTCACCTGCAGGACGGAGAGGCCAGGGACCCGGTCTGCATAGGGCAGGCCGTGGGGGTTATGTCACCTGCAGAGTGCTGGTCGGATGGGGCCACTGGGACGGTCATTCGAACCTCCGCATGTGCAGCCCCTGCGGGGGACGAGACACGCTGAACGTCCACTTGGGGGCGTGGGCCCTCAGGTGCTAGACCAGGGGCTGGATTGTGCGGTCACCTCATGTAATGCTGATGCCAACCCGGGGGGGAGGAAGTACTGTCGTCCCATCCTACAGATGGGAAAACGGAGGCTCGGGGAGCCCGGAAGTGGTCCCCAAGACAGAAACCGAGGTCCGTGTGGCTCCAAAGACGCACCATATCGTGTTCACGTGGCAACAGATGCCGCCTGGCGTGGTCACTGTGGTGCCGCTTCctcctgagcctctgttttctcatctggaacGTTCTCCCCCACATGGCCCCCCACCCGCTCTGCTGCTCGGGTGGCCCTAGAGAGCTGACCCCCCATCCAGGGACCCCTCACGCTCTCCCCTCCTCGCCCGACTTGCGTCACACGACTGTGGGAGGCTGAACCCCGGTTCCCTTGCCCTTCCCTCATCGTGTGTCATAAACCCGTGTGCAGGGACCTGATGGCTCTGTCCCTGGCGCCTGAAAACAGTGCCTGGAAAACAGCAGGCGTCCGTATTTACTGGATGGAAACACATCGTGTGATCAAATGAGACGGTGTCACCTTCTCGGGCTCTCTCGTTAGTGTCCAGCTGAGGTCACTCGTTCCCTCAGACGTGTCCCCACCACCTCTGAGCCGGGGCTGGGAGGTGCCTCCGGATGCCGTTAGCACCGAAACGACCCGTGTTTTGGGGGCCATGTTACTGGGTCGACCCTCAGCTGCTCTCAGGCCACCCGGCCAGGAAGTGTCAGGCTGGGCGCCCTAAGATAGCCCCAGAACGGGGGCGTGGGCCGCGGAAGCTTCCCAGGCTGCCCACCCCCAAGGGAACTGGGCCTTGTTCTGGCCAGAGTCACCTGGTCCCCTCCCAGTCACCTGGCGTGGCCTCCCGGCAGAGAGGACCTGGACCCCAGCACCCCAACCCTCAGTGCCCCTGTGAGCTGGGCGCCCCCGCCACGTGCCCGGGAAGGGCCAGGGAGGCACTGTGGAGGGGCAGGGTAGCGCTGTGGTGGCCCGGAGAGGAAGGGCGTGCGGAAGGGGCAGGATGGGGAGGAGGCCTTCGGACTGGGCTTTCAGGAGGTTTCTGGGGTCTCCTGGGGACGAAGCTGTCCTACAGAGTAGCCGGCAAAGTCACATGGTGAGTGTCAAGGGGAAACTGGCAGGCGGGCGGATGGGAGGAGTGCAGGAGAATGTTCTAGAATGGGGCCTGGGAGAGGCCCACAGGAGGTTCCCTTCTGGCATCGGGGCCTCCTGAGCCCCCACACGGCTGGTGTGCCAGGACCCCCCCACTggctgcccagccccagccccccagccccccagccccgggTTATCAGGCCTCCCTCCTGCAGTGCACTGACTTCCCGGACCTGAGTGTGGTCGTGTGCCCATTTGTGGGCTGGCCCCCCCGGGGATCCACGGGCAGCACCACCGAGAGAGCCACAGGGAGCACCACGCGGAGCTCCACGGGGAGCACCACAGGGGGAACTACGGGGGGAACCACGGGGAGCATCATGGGAGCTCTCCACGCAGGGTAAACTGAGCAAGCAGCACAATCCAGGCTCCCATCTGCAGGAGCCAGCCAGCCTCTATTCTGAGTCCTgaccctgcaccgggctctgggTTAGGACCCAGAAGGCACAGTGAACAG
Proteins encoded:
- the LOC115503926 gene encoding translation initiation factor IF-2-like, whose protein sequence is MAQETFGSLLPTPPPPAERECARHHGVLRACATRPAPQRGRGIPTRHCTLGSRPPGMAVPSRSPRPGLPAAPPCPLSAAPLPRSPAPSGAGARGRPRAAWALVVGHENQGGPSMTSARGPGPRWDRGPGREEAAPAAGTTHGPASPPSYPPRGPPGGREAGSGERLPGTATDLPPSCAEHARDARVGRPRSQKYPGAAGEERHR